In Malaclemys terrapin pileata isolate rMalTer1 chromosome 22, rMalTer1.hap1, whole genome shotgun sequence, the DNA window atggatggacagagagAAGCAACTTCAAAGCCCCTGGTTGGTGCAAACAGAGATTTGATTGTATTTCCCCACAGTGTGTATTCCAGATGATTCCTCTTGCCCCTTGCTTGAATAGTGACCCCTACCCCCACCGCACTGGGGAACGAAGGCCAGGAGGTGGCCTTGCTTGGAAGGATTCCTGGATCTGATTTAAATTAGCACATGGTGACTCTGCCTGGACATCTCCAGGCCACTAAATATAGTGCAGCAGCCGCATGAGTGAATCTCTGGGTGCAGCAGACACGATGGATTGGAACAAAGCCACAAAAAGGCTCCTTTACTGAACAGGGTGGGGAGGACCAGGCTCAGAGGTTAACCAGCACTGAACAGCATCACCTCAATCCAGAGCCCTCTGCATATGCCAGGGCACGAACACTGTGCTAGCTGTCAAGGCTGATGGACTCCTCCAGTAGCAACAGGTGAGTTTGGAGCAAACCTCTAGCTCTCTTTTAGCCACACCCCTCTCTGTGCTGCCAGGTGCTGCTGGGGGTGTTGCAGCCATGGCAGTATCTTCCCACTGCTCTCTCATGGCAGTCAATATAAGCGCTgtttcagtgctgctgctgagTGAGCAGCCTGACTGAGCAACAGCTGGCACCATGCAGCTTCTCTCTGCAGTTTCCCTCAGCGGGTCCCAGTCTCCCAGCCTACAAACTCTTCCTCAACTTGGATGTCTAGGAATTACCCCTTTCCCATTTGgggccctccccctccctggccaGGGGTCTTCTAGCAGAGACAGGCAAGTCGCTCTTGAGAGGTGCTCTATGGGCAAGGTGACATTGTGAGGAAAACAGGGGCATTTGTTTGTGTTTTCCACTCAGCTCCTGGCGAGGCGTTAGGGACAGATTAGTTTCCTGTATGTTCTCTTCCATTGATAAGTCAGCAGAGACTTCACAGGGCCTTTCCAGAGTGCGACTGTGCCCAAACTCCAAGCACTGCTGTTGAAAGGCTCTGAACACACCCACTGCCATGGGCTGCTTGTCAGTAAACCTGCAATGGAATGGATCTATTTCATGGGACATGCACACCACACTGCaccctggagggggtggggggagagggctgggcgGCACCACCACCAGGGGCTTTGATTATGCATTGGTTGGTTCAGCAGGCATCATAGCTCACAGCATATTTATACAGTAAAGTCATGTTACAAGAAACTCAGCATCTGTCCCTATACAAACACATCCCTCCTTCAAAGAAATGGGTGAGCTCTTAGAGGTGGAGCTATCAGAGCTCACTGGGCCTACTGTCCCATATACTATATGTGATTAACTAATGATTCTGGTTTCTCTGTGTTTATGTGGCAATAGGTTGTTGCTTGGTCAACAGTAAAGGAGAAAAGAGAGGAAGTAACCTATGTGAGAAGGGACAGtgacgcacaatcaacctgtggaacgccttgccagaggatgttgtgaaggccaagaccataacagggttcaaaaaagaactagataaattcatggaggataggtccatcaatggctattagccaggatgggcagggatggtgttcctagcctctgtttgccagaatctgggaatgagcgacaggggatggatcacttgatgattacctgttctgttcattccttccctggcactggccactgtcagaagacaggatactcggctagatggacctttggtctgtctcGGTAGGGCCATTCTTAGTTCTTATGTTCAGTGCAAGTCAGATAGGCCAGCAACAATTAAAGAGCAACTTCCTCACCACACAGATCTGGGAAAGAGACTGAGATTGGAGGGGCAGGTGGGGTAGGCAGATTTGAACTCGTAGGGTGACCAGCcattctgtattttaaagaacatGGCTTATGTGGTGCCTAATGCCCTGTGATATGACCAGTGTCCAAGAAGGAGACTTTAGGAAACACATCTGATTTCCAATAATAACCATGGAAATGCTCAGGTACTGTGATACCGACATAGGGTTTGTATCATGAGTAAAACACTTTCAGGATAAGCTCTGTCCCATACTTTACAGTTGGCTTCTTCAAATCCCTGGAAAGTCAGGATAAGGAAAGTGATAGAATGAGTAGTTGGCTGTGGAACTAGAGAAGTAAGGGAGATTGGACCACAGAGCAAGTGGGCATAGGATGTAAGTGGGTATGAAACTGGAGGAATACTGAGAAGAGGAAGGAGcggagtgggtggggggaagacagCAGGGTGGGTGTCTGAGGTCGAAGAGTGAGAGGAGAGATCAGAGGGGTGAGTGGCACAGAGGAATGCAGGAGAACTCCTGCAGTCAGAGGGGATATGAACTGAGAACAGACAGGTGGCTTTGGGGCTTGGCAGTGGCCCTACATGCTGTAATCATATGTTTTGTGTTCTTAGAATAAGAAGAAAAGAAGAGGACAGAAAATTTTCTGCCTTGGAAGAGTTGGGTCAGTGACACAATGTCCTCAAAGGGGGGAACTTTTTCACCCATGAATGTCACCACCCCGTCTAATGACACCTCATGTGGGGCGGACTCTGAGTTCAGATACCTCCTTTTCACCATATTCTACAGCTTCATCTTCATTCTGGGCTTCATTGCCAATTGCTATGTGCTGTGGATTTTCTGCCACGTTTATGCTTGGAGGAAACTAAACGAAATCAAGATCTTCATGGTGAACCTGATAGTGGCTGACCTGCTGTTCCTAATCACACTGCCCCTGTGGATAGTTTACTATCACAACAATGGAAACTGGATTATGCCTCCATTCCTGTGTAACGTGGCCGGCTACTTGTTCTTTGTTAACACCTACTGCTCCATCGCCTTTTTGACAGTCATCACATACAACCGATTCCAGGCAGTGACCAAGCCCATCACAGCCGCTCAGTTCCCCACCCGGAGAAGGGGTATCTTCCTCTCCGCAGCTATCTGGGTGGTGATAATGAGCAGTGCTTTGTACTACCTCGCTAAGGATGGAATTAATGAAATTAACCATGGCACCATCAAGCGGTGTTTTGAGGGCTATAACACCTCTACCTCTGACAACAATGTGCCCATCCTCGCCAGCCACGTTGTCATATTCATTATTTTtgtcttcattttcctgtttataCTGGTGTGTAACTTGTTCATTATCAAGACACTGCTGACCAAGTCAGTGCAGCTGCAGAAGAGCACCCATGTCAAGCAGAGGGCATTCAGGATGGTGTGCACTGTCCTGGCTGTATTCATCATATGCTTTGTACCTCACCATCTCGTTGAACTCCCCTGGACCCTGACGGTCCTAGAGCTGTGGCAGAAGGAAAATTGTCCGTTGCGCCAGCAGCTCAATGATGCCCATCAGGTGATGCTATGCCTCCTGAGCACCAACTGCATGCTGGACCCTGTCATCTACTGCTTCCTCACCAAGAAGTTCAGGAAGCATCTTTCAGAGAATCTTAAAAGCATGAAAGGGAGTCGCAAGTGTTCCAGGCAAACCACTGAAACAGTGATCGAGGGCACAGTGCCCATCAATgacctccccaccacccccatgaGAAATGAATATAGCCCTATCTCCTACTGAGCAGGGCTGGGCCACTTGTGTCATCAGCTTCCTCCCACTAAGCCAGGCCGGAGAGGGACACATCAGTGGGCCAGATCTCTGCATTTCCATCAGGAAGAGGAATTATGACCATTCAATCCCTGTATCCACAAATGCAACCAGAGGAATAGGGACCCAGCAGGGTCTGCAAAGGGGCACCTTCTGACACATACCGATGCTTCATGGGACACTAATCACAGCTCAGTTTGTTTTCTGTAAAGAAAAATGCCATTGACCTTGTACAagtctttctccctcctcctatcTCCTTGTGGGATCTGTCAGCACTTTAACATGGGAAGGCAAGGGAATTGCCATGAGGCGAGCTCACCCTTATGAATGACAGAGATTCTATGGAATCTGATCCAAGTAACCAGCCTGGAGAGAAGGGGGGTCTGTGAAAGTCGATGAGTATTGGTGATGTGCTGGAAACCTCAGCCATAGCTCCCCCAATCCCTGGGATCCTTAtgtatagattttaaggccaccaGGGActattatctagtctgacctcctgcatatcactgGCTAGAGAATGTCACCTATTCCTAGACCCAGCccaataacttctggttgagctagcaCATATCTTTCAGAGAGACCGAATATCAACTGAAAACCTCTAAGTGACAGAGGATGATTGCCAGCATAGGAGTTAAGATAGCACATGAATTTAATGCTGCTTCATCATCGCTTTTATTTATTATAGATGGGATTATAAAGAGGGAGTGGCCATTGTCCCTAAGCTTGTGCTGCTGGAAACAAAGAAATGTAGCTGGTTGcttatttgaagactgttttctGGTATTTTATCATTAATAAACTAACAGCTTGTGGCCACACCCCAGGGCACCCTCCAAACCACTCAACTGCTGCCGTGGTGTTAAGTCCAGTGCAAAAATGTCAAGGGTTTTAAGCTCAGGCATTCAGTCCAGGGTGAAATGGACCCTGCTCCAAACAGTGCTGGCGGCAGACAATTTGGGCCCACAGAAAGCTGGCTATCCTGAGGGTGCCAGGCTTGGTTACAGAGCAGAAGACACTCAAGGCTTCTTGTCTAACCCTGAGTTGCTCAATACTGAACTTCCTTCAAGCACAGGAAGTAGAACAGGGTGGGGAACTCGGTTTGGTTCTTACATGAGGTTTTGGTTCCTCAATTCTTCTAGAAAAATTTCCCAGCTGGTGATGGGAAAAACTCATCTGCCACATTGACACCGGAAAAAGTTATTTATACCAGTTAGCAGCAGCCTAGTGATACCAGCCAGAGAACTGCTAGGAGTGTTTGTGTGGCAAACTCCAAACCTCTCCAATCATCCGACCAACAATGGTATTATATTATGCCCATATTTCACTGAGAGGATTCCCAGCTCTTCGATCCCCAGTCATCACTGGTGGATCACTGAAACTTTGATATCTGTGAATGGGCAAAAAGTTTAGACTTTTCCTTTCTACTAAGTACCTCACAGTGGTCACCCATGCATTCAGATGCTACAGTGCAGGACATGGGTAAGAACCCGATCAGAACTGCATGTGCCTTTGCCTCCTCTAGGCAAGACTACTGCAATGATCTCTGCTTAGGGCTGCCCATGAAGACTACACAGGGGCTTCTTCTAGTGCAGATATGGCATCCACTTGATTATTAGAGCAAACCATTCTGAGTGCCTAACACTCATGCTCAAACCTTTGCCTGGGATCCCTGTTCATTTGGAATGCAATCCAAAGTAATGGCAATGATCTTCAAAACTCTTAGCGGGCTTACTTGCTGGAGGCACCGCCTCTCACATTTATGCCCCACTGTGACAGTTATTGGAGGATGTTGTGGCACTCCCCAGGCATGGTAGCAGAATTTTCTGGTTTTGGAGAACTCTCCCATTGGCGGGCTTCCATTACTTGAGTTTTGCAAATTTCAGAGAACAATGGAAGGGGGTGGTGTTTGCTGCAGAGTTTAAGTGTGTTCATTTTGTACTGTGTGTTCCTGGAAATCTTGCAATAGAGACTAGTTTATGCTACACATTGTGGATAACTTTGTACAAATATGTTTTGCTCCACTGTGCTTAGCTGCTATGGCAATAAGTGCTTTACTACTAGATGTTTGCATTTATTATCAAAGGGCAAAAACAAAGATATTTGCACAGGACAGACAATGCACTCcagttggaattttttttaaacttacccaaatcatttaaaatatatgtttaaaaattTTGCTGCGTTTTTCACTTCTGCTTCTGAGAGGATCATTTCAATTTTAGAGGAGGAACAGGATTATACTAATGGGAAATTGTAAACTGCATGCAGGACAAGGATGTCCTGGCCTGACTTAGCAAAATGGATCCTCCAGGAGAGTCTTAAATAAATATAAGACTCTGCCCACTTGTGCGCAATCCTCTAATATTTTTTCTACATTCACCAATAAATGGGGAGGAGCGGTGTGAAGGGGACGTGAAGAGAAATGGGGTAGAAAAAAGTGATGTTCTCACCCAGACCAAAATGTAGAAATTCATAAATCTAGCCAAGCTGGATGCTTGTGATGAAATACGCACACATTTTTAAGATAGTGCA includes these proteins:
- the PTAFR gene encoding platelet-activating factor receptor; protein product: MSSKGGTFSPMNVTTPSNDTSCGADSEFRYLLFTIFYSFIFILGFIANCYVLWIFCHVYAWRKLNEIKIFMVNLIVADLLFLITLPLWIVYYHNNGNWIMPPFLCNVAGYLFFVNTYCSIAFLTVITYNRFQAVTKPITAAQFPTRRRGIFLSAAIWVVIMSSALYYLAKDGINEINHGTIKRCFEGYNTSTSDNNVPILASHVVIFIIFVFIFLFILVCNLFIIKTLLTKSVQLQKSTHVKQRAFRMVCTVLAVFIICFVPHHLVELPWTLTVLELWQKENCPLRQQLNDAHQVMLCLLSTNCMLDPVIYCFLTKKFRKHLSENLKSMKGSRKCSRQTTETVIEGTVPINDLPTTPMRNEYSPISY